A single Pseudomonas sp. HN11 DNA region contains:
- a CDS encoding DUF2790 domain-containing protein gives MKALVVMALSSLCATAALADEAPTDVAGRNTPIVENYTYSTHLDVAKVVSMSNIPEVCEVVPVKMEYEDSQGQRHILNYHVMGNGCSNG, from the coding sequence ATGAAAGCTTTAGTAGTTATGGCCCTCAGCAGCCTGTGCGCCACCGCCGCCCTGGCCGACGAAGCCCCGACTGACGTAGCGGGCCGCAACACCCCGATCGTTGAGAATTACACCTACAGCACCCACTTGGATGTTGCCAAAGTAGTGTCCATGAGCAATATTCCGGAAGTGTGCGAAGTTGTACCGGTGAAGATGGAATATGAAGACTCACAAGGTCAGCGTCATATTCTTAATTACCACGTGATGGGCAATGGTTGTTCTAACGGGTAA